A section of the Prochlorococcus marinus XMU1402 genome encodes:
- the urtE gene encoding urea ABC transporter ATP-binding subunit UrtE — protein sequence MTNLLEIKSLNTYYGESHILRDVDLNVKSGEMVCLIGRNGVGKTTLLKSLIGLLKQKKGDIFLIGENINRKAPHQRARKGMAYVPQGREIIPYLSVEENLMLGMESLPGGLSKNKKIDPFIYDLFPILKDFLQRKGGDLSGGQQQQLAIARALLGKPQLLLLDEPTEGIQPNIVLDIENAINQIIRDTGIGVLLVEQHLHFVRQANRYYAMQRGGIVASGNTSELSQAVIDKFLSV from the coding sequence ATGACAAACTTACTGGAAATCAAATCATTGAATACATATTATGGCGAAAGTCATATTCTCAGAGATGTAGATTTGAATGTTAAATCAGGAGAAATGGTTTGTTTGATTGGAAGAAATGGAGTTGGCAAAACAACTTTATTGAAATCACTTATTGGTTTGTTAAAACAAAAAAAAGGCGATATTTTTTTGATTGGCGAAAATATCAATAGAAAAGCACCTCATCAGAGGGCGAGGAAAGGAATGGCTTACGTTCCTCAAGGGAGAGAAATTATTCCATATCTATCAGTTGAAGAGAATCTTATGTTAGGAATGGAGTCGCTGCCAGGTGGATTATCTAAGAACAAGAAGATAGATCCATTTATTTATGATCTCTTCCCAATCCTAAAAGATTTTCTACAAAGGAAAGGAGGAGATCTCAGTGGTGGACAACAACAGCAACTAGCTATTGCAAGAGCATTGCTGGGAAAACCCCAACTACTATTACTTGACGAACCAACGGAAGGTATTCAGCCAAATATAGTTTTAGACATAGAAAATGCAATCAATCAGATAATTAGAGATACAGGAATTGGTGTTTTATTAGTAGAACAACACTTGCATTTTGTAAGACAAGCCAATAGATATTATGCGATGCAACGCGGAGGTATTGTTGCAAGCGGAAATACTAGTGAGTTGAGTCAAGCAGTTATAGATAAGTTCTTAAGTGTTTAA
- a CDS encoding Rieske 2Fe-2S domain-containing protein has translation MDNRQINFFKSKDFNTVLKPFKKGTVVKIDSLDIRENQNELKIGLFGWYAICPSKELKKNKLNYFSLYNEPLVLYRDENQNVRCIKNICPHRGASFFGGTLLDGVITCPYHGAKFSSVGSCQNLDRITCRHIVDNNYDNYAKRIHLSQYKALEKNGYIFVHYSKKSDTDLNNISEDSPISNYDLTNNGFSEKDYVFEEALVDFKCDWSRIIENHLDILHLFWVHGDTIPDKDVNKNVLVSFNQKINVTPKYIESIYYYKNNPKNEFIRIKYIPPGRILIYKGDPSAARYLQVLDHIPLGDNKARVIVRHYRKFLQNKLLNNLLLFKENQRKIFYKIFDEDYMILKTQTYNHNMGYVSKDEIKLLGEDRIINYFWKWYKKSEDKDEPWRNINKTQNLNVYDKIIMRYPPEVKKLEIINNINIIRKTFIRFAAPLIFFMLII, from the coding sequence ATGGATAACAGACAAATTAATTTTTTTAAATCAAAAGACTTTAATACCGTCCTTAAGCCATTTAAAAAAGGAACGGTAGTAAAAATTGACTCATTAGATATTAGAGAAAATCAAAATGAATTAAAAATAGGTTTATTTGGTTGGTATGCAATTTGTCCTTCAAAAGAATTAAAAAAAAATAAGCTGAATTATTTTTCACTCTATAATGAGCCTCTTGTTCTTTATAGAGATGAAAATCAAAACGTTAGGTGCATTAAAAATATTTGTCCACATAGGGGAGCCTCTTTTTTTGGAGGAACACTATTAGATGGAGTTATAACCTGTCCATATCATGGAGCTAAATTCTCATCTGTTGGAAGTTGCCAAAATCTAGATAGAATAACATGTAGACATATAGTTGATAATAACTACGATAACTACGCCAAAAGAATTCACTTATCTCAATACAAAGCTTTAGAAAAGAATGGATATATTTTTGTACATTACTCTAAAAAATCCGACACCGATTTAAACAATATTAGTGAAGACTCACCAATAAGTAACTACGATTTAACTAATAATGGTTTTTCAGAAAAAGATTATGTATTTGAAGAAGCATTAGTCGACTTTAAATGTGATTGGTCAAGGATCATTGAAAATCACTTAGATATCCTTCATCTATTTTGGGTTCACGGCGATACAATTCCTGATAAAGATGTTAATAAAAATGTACTAGTTAGTTTCAACCAGAAAATTAATGTTACACCTAAATATATTGAAAGTATTTATTACTATAAGAACAACCCCAAAAATGAATTTATCCGGATAAAGTACATCCCACCTGGACGGATATTAATTTATAAAGGCGATCCTTCTGCAGCTAGATATTTACAAGTTTTAGATCATATTCCACTAGGAGATAACAAAGCAAGAGTGATAGTTAGGCACTATAGGAAATTTCTACAAAATAAACTACTTAACAACCTCTTATTATTTAAAGAGAATCAAAGAAAGATTTTTTATAAGATATTTGATGAGGATTATATGATTTTAAAAACGCAAACATATAATCACAATATGGGATATGTAAGTAAAGATGAAATAAAATTATTGGGAGAAGATAGAATAATAAATTACTTTTGGAAATGGTATAAGAAATCTGAAGATAAAGATGAACCTTGGAGAAATATTAATAAAACTCAAAATCTAAATGTATACGACAAAATTATAATGAGATATCCCCCTGAGGTAAAGAAATTAGAAATCATAAATAATATAAATATTATAAGAAAAACATTTATACGATTTGCTGCTCCGCTTATATTTTTTATGTTAATAATATAA
- the pgsA gene encoding CDP-diacylglycerol--glycerol-3-phosphate 3-phosphatidyltransferase yields the protein MSLKKNPKNLALNIPNLLSIFRLFLVFPLILFLEINRPFYVFILIIIGGLTDYFDGLIARKFNLKTRLGAILDPLSDKVFYLIPLTFICKNNLIPFWSLSLILLRELIISSLRNSTKDGLPASMLGKYKTFFFFISVITFFTPLKISLLNNLALIFYWLGFILTFVTLLGYLRIKKNII from the coding sequence TTGTCATTAAAAAAAAATCCTAAAAATTTGGCATTGAATATTCCCAACTTATTATCGATATTTCGCCTTTTCCTTGTATTTCCATTAATACTTTTTTTAGAAATTAATAGACCTTTTTATGTATTTATATTGATTATTATTGGAGGTTTAACTGATTATTTTGACGGGTTAATTGCAAGGAAATTTAATCTTAAAACCAGATTAGGAGCTATCCTTGATCCCTTAAGCGATAAAGTATTCTATTTAATTCCATTAACCTTCATTTGTAAGAATAATTTGATACCCTTCTGGTCTTTGTCATTAATTTTATTAAGAGAATTAATTATCTCTAGCCTGAGGAACTCTACAAAAGACGGTTTACCAGCATCTATGTTAGGTAAATATAAAACATTTTTCTTTTTTATTTCAGTAATTACCTTCTTTACACCATTAAAAATTAGCTTATTGAATAATTTGGCTTTAATTTTTTATTGGTTAGGATTCATCCTGACTTTTGTGACTTTATTAGGCTATTTAAGAATTAAAAAGAATATTATCTGA
- a CDS encoding Crp/Fnr family transcriptional regulator — protein MNFHSYGESPSKSVRIITGQSVLIDPSSRPKGTCLEVESGIARVYCPCEETEGMTLAFLQSGDQLRTDLLCSEGVCVEALTDLSFHSNVNIDENIGFDAVNEWTLQLLRIRHLGNAEQRLQALFSILVNRLGRRCGQWCELPFRLTHERIGELIGSTRVTSTRLISKLRSSELLIAPIGTQTVSVAPSFIETSPL, from the coding sequence ATGAATTTCCATAGTTATGGAGAATCTCCGTCGAAATCAGTAAGGATAATAACTGGGCAATCCGTTTTAATAGACCCTTCATCTAGACCAAAAGGCACATGCCTAGAAGTTGAAAGTGGAATTGCAAGAGTTTATTGCCCTTGTGAAGAAACTGAAGGTATGACACTCGCATTTTTACAATCAGGAGATCAGTTAAGAACGGATCTTTTATGTAGCGAAGGTGTCTGTGTTGAAGCACTAACAGATTTGTCTTTTCACAGCAATGTAAATATTGATGAGAATATTGGCTTCGATGCAGTAAATGAATGGACTTTGCAACTCCTTAGGATTAGACACTTAGGAAATGCAGAACAGCGATTACAAGCGTTGTTTTCAATACTAGTAAATCGTCTTGGTAGAAGATGTGGTCAATGGTGTGAATTACCTTTTAGGTTAACTCATGAAAGGATTGGTGAATTAATCGGTTCTACACGAGTAACATCAACAAGATTAATTTCTAAATTAAGATCATCTGAGTTATTAATAGCTCCTATTGGAACCCAAACAGTCAGTGTTGCTCCTTCTTTTATTGAAACATCCCCGCTATAA
- the nth gene encoding endonuclease III, with translation MRKSERAEIIRKELKKLYPSPPIPLDHTNAYTLLVAVVLSAQSTDKKVNELTKNLFKVADNPEKMMQLGINGIYEYIKFLGLSNQKSKNIYNLSKLLIEKHNGTIPDSFEKLESLPGVGHKTASVVMSQVFKIPSFPVDTHIHRLAQRWGLSNGDSVVQTEKDLKKIFPVNDWNTLHLQIIFYGREYCTARGCDGTKCYLCRTLYPKRKKKFICKKP, from the coding sequence ATGAGAAAGTCTGAAAGAGCAGAAATAATACGCAAGGAACTCAAAAAGCTATATCCATCGCCTCCAATACCCCTTGATCATACAAATGCATATACACTTCTAGTCGCCGTAGTTTTAAGTGCTCAATCAACAGATAAGAAGGTTAATGAATTAACAAAAAACTTATTTAAAGTTGCAGATAATCCAGAAAAGATGATGCAGCTAGGTATTAATGGCATTTACGAATACATAAAATTTTTAGGTCTATCTAATCAAAAATCAAAGAACATATATAACTTATCTAAATTATTGATTGAGAAACATAATGGAACGATCCCGGATTCTTTTGAGAAGCTTGAATCTCTTCCCGGGGTAGGACATAAAACAGCATCAGTTGTAATGTCTCAAGTGTTCAAAATACCCTCATTCCCAGTAGATACCCACATACACAGGTTGGCACAAAGATGGGGGCTATCAAATGGAGATAGCGTAGTTCAAACAGAAAAAGACCTAAAAAAAATATTTCCTGTTAATGATTGGAATACCTTACATTTGCAAATAATCTTTTATGGCAGAGAATACTGTACAGCAAGAGGCTGTGATGGAACAAAATGTTATTTATGTCGCACTCTTTATCCCAAAAGAAAAAAGAAATTTATATGTAAAAAGCCTTAA
- the urtC gene encoding urea ABC transporter permease subunit UrtC: protein MSFSKIKFDKKIVLSFWVILIALIIAAPTLLPVFRLNLLGRYLSLSIVALGVDLIWGYTGLLSLGQGIFFALGGYCAAMYLQITSSTEFPNNIPEFFALYGVEKLPFFWEPFRSPIFTFFAIWIIPALVAGLIGFLVFRNRIKGVYFSILTQASLLVFFNFFNGQQKLINGTNGLKTDVTQLFGQMVGSESMQRIFFWITAILVIAAWFFAKWVVKGRFGNILIGIRDDEPRVRFTGYNPVIFKTIIFSIAGGLAGISGALYTVQSGIVSPQFMTVPFSIEMVIWVAVGGRGTLLGAILGAVFINYAKSLVSEALPASWMFIQGGLFILVVTALPEGVLGWIQGDGPRNLLQRFGLKRKIETYPSLEVNNKEGNNE from the coding sequence ATGTCCTTTAGTAAAATTAAATTTGATAAAAAAATAGTATTATCATTTTGGGTAATATTAATAGCTCTAATTATTGCAGCACCAACCTTACTCCCTGTATTTAGACTAAATCTTCTTGGTAGATACTTATCTTTGTCCATAGTTGCTCTTGGTGTCGATCTTATTTGGGGATATACAGGTTTACTAAGCCTTGGACAAGGTATATTTTTTGCATTAGGTGGATATTGTGCCGCAATGTATTTGCAAATAACCAGCTCTACTGAATTCCCAAATAATATTCCTGAATTTTTTGCCTTATATGGTGTTGAAAAATTGCCTTTTTTCTGGGAACCGTTTAGATCGCCAATTTTCACCTTCTTCGCTATCTGGATAATTCCAGCATTGGTTGCGGGTTTAATTGGATTTCTTGTTTTCAGAAATAGAATCAAAGGGGTTTATTTTTCTATACTTACTCAAGCTTCCCTTCTTGTATTCTTTAACTTCTTTAATGGACAACAAAAACTTATAAATGGAACAAATGGATTAAAAACAGATGTAACACAACTATTTGGTCAGATGGTAGGTTCTGAATCCATGCAAAGAATATTCTTTTGGATAACCGCCATACTAGTAATAGCCGCATGGTTTTTTGCAAAGTGGGTAGTTAAAGGAAGATTTGGAAATATTCTTATAGGAATACGAGATGATGAACCAAGAGTTAGGTTTACAGGATATAACCCAGTTATATTTAAGACGATAATATTTTCTATTGCTGGAGGTCTTGCTGGAATTTCGGGAGCTTTATATACTGTTCAGTCTGGAATAGTATCACCACAATTTATGACAGTTCCCTTTTCTATAGAAATGGTTATATGGGTTGCTGTTGGAGGTAGAGGAACCTTATTGGGAGCGATACTAGGAGCAGTTTTCATCAACTATGCAAAAAGTCTAGTAAGTGAAGCTTTACCTGCTAGCTGGATGTTTATCCAAGGAGGATTATTTATCTTAGTTGTAACAGCTCTGCCTGAGGGAGTTTTAGGATGGATTCAAGGAGATGGTCCTAGGAATCTTCTTCAAAGATTTGGTTTGAAAAGGAAGATTGAAACCTATCCAAGCTTAGAAGTTAACAATAAGGAGGGAAATAATGAATAA
- a CDS encoding PCC domain-containing protein, with the protein MQPHSLKLSPESDLINSIKDYSLSNNLYGYVSGVVGNLRTVCIQCPGNQEINKFEGNLEIVSLTGHFNKGDVHLHLSFADEGCNVFGGHVEEGCIVKKGTDILLLSYEQKIINISNNDLLKNESRVKAYILKDCPWSKRAIRLLNSLSIPHEVTLIDNDESFQKIMAQSSHNTFPQIFLDNKFFGGYDELSEQAKLDNLISFK; encoded by the coding sequence ATGCAGCCTCATAGCCTAAAGCTATCTCCAGAATCTGATTTGATAAATTCAATTAAAGATTATTCTTTATCGAATAATTTATACGGGTATGTATCTGGAGTGGTTGGTAATCTTAGAACAGTTTGTATTCAATGCCCAGGAAATCAAGAAATAAATAAATTTGAGGGAAATCTAGAGATAGTTTCTTTAACTGGACATTTTAATAAAGGAGATGTTCATTTACATTTGAGTTTTGCAGATGAGGGATGTAATGTCTTTGGCGGGCATGTTGAGGAGGGATGTATTGTAAAAAAAGGTACTGATATATTATTACTTTCTTATGAACAAAAAATTATTAATATCTCAAATAATGATTTATTAAAAAATGAATCACGTGTAAAAGCATATATTTTAAAGGATTGTCCTTGGTCTAAAAGAGCAATTAGGTTGCTTAATTCTTTATCTATCCCTCATGAAGTTACTTTAATAGACAACGATGAGAGCTTTCAAAAAATAATGGCTCAAAGTAGTCATAATACTTTCCCTCAAATATTTTTGGATAATAAATTTTTTGGAGGATATGATGAACTTTCAGAACAAGCAAAATTGGATAACTTAATTTCATTTAAGTAA
- a CDS encoding ABC transporter ATP-binding protein — protein sequence MKNDALIIDDLHHKYDKRECSNWILNDINLKIENGELLGLLGPSGCGKTTLLRLIAGFEYPSRGSISLNDKEISSRKKILSPEKRNIGMVFQDYALFPHLTVLENVIFGLKNKKDRSRVDYLLNVVGLDSFVGRYPHELSGGQKQRLAIARALAPGTNFILLDEPFCSLDMHVKLKLRSELPNILKGCNASGLMVTHDPEEAMSICDKVAVMNDGKIHQIDTPINLLNNPKTIFVSSFILGNNIINLQKYGNSYSSCLGEINCSEYLKNISIKSMSISPKFISIKKAEFGDAIIISKEFLGEFLIYKVSINGNILRVRTDINNLFNNGDKCFLSINKNSYYFLYPGAYKEYI from the coding sequence GTGAAAAATGATGCGTTAATAATTGATGATTTGCATCATAAATATGATAAGCGAGAATGTTCAAATTGGATATTAAACGATATTAACCTGAAAATTGAAAATGGCGAATTGTTAGGGTTGCTTGGTCCTTCTGGTTGCGGAAAAACTACTCTTTTAAGATTAATCGCGGGGTTCGAATATCCCTCTAGAGGCAGTATTTCTCTAAATGATAAGGAAATTTCAAGTAGGAAAAAAATTCTTAGTCCTGAGAAAAGAAATATTGGAATGGTTTTTCAAGACTATGCACTTTTTCCTCACTTAACTGTTTTGGAAAATGTAATTTTTGGTTTGAAAAACAAAAAAGACAGATCTAGAGTTGATTATTTATTAAATGTAGTTGGTCTTGATAGTTTTGTTGGAAGGTACCCACATGAACTTTCTGGAGGCCAAAAACAAAGACTCGCAATTGCGAGAGCTCTTGCTCCAGGGACAAATTTTATTTTATTAGATGAACCGTTTTGTAGTCTTGATATGCATGTCAAACTAAAATTAAGAAGTGAACTCCCTAACATTCTTAAAGGTTGTAATGCAAGCGGGTTAATGGTTACTCATGATCCCGAAGAAGCGATGTCAATTTGCGATAAAGTCGCCGTTATGAATGATGGAAAAATACATCAAATTGATACACCAATTAACCTTCTAAATAATCCCAAGACCATATTTGTTAGTAGTTTTATTTTGGGCAATAATATTATTAATCTCCAAAAATATGGTAATTCATATAGTTCTTGTTTAGGTGAAATAAATTGTTCAGAGTATTTGAAAAATATAAGTATCAAAAGTATGTCAATTTCCCCTAAATTTATTTCAATTAAAAAAGCAGAATTTGGTGATGCGATTATTATATCTAAAGAATTTCTTGGAGAATTTCTTATATATAAAGTATCTATTAATGGAAACATATTAAGAGTTAGAACTGATATTAATAATCTCTTTAATAATGGTGATAAATGTTTTCTTTCTATTAATAAAAATAGTTATTATTTTTTATATCCCGGAGCATATAAGGAATATATATAG
- a CDS encoding ABC transporter ATP-binding protein has protein sequence MVNNFWFEAKNINCFKNGFKVIKDLNLKIAYSENVILIGPNGSGKSSLIEIINRNIYPVVANESKLKIFDKELINLWELRNKISTVNNDIKNRINPNLQVSDLILSGLYGKYCYVQNKSERDSYKVEKIMKKMNISNLSKKNFSYLSDGEKQISLIARSLIKKPEILILDEPIANLDYKSKFFVIDKINKLSKINTNIFCVTHDISTITKIYDRVIMLKDGKIIADGDQNKVINSENLNKLFGIQVEVTNNNGLWNINRLSK, from the coding sequence GTGGTTAATAACTTTTGGTTTGAGGCAAAAAATATAAATTGTTTTAAAAATGGTTTTAAAGTAATTAAAGATTTAAATTTAAAGATAGCGTATTCAGAGAATGTAATATTAATTGGACCTAATGGTTCAGGTAAATCATCCTTAATTGAAATAATTAATAGAAACATATACCCAGTAGTAGCTAATGAATCGAAACTCAAGATATTTGACAAAGAACTTATAAATTTATGGGAACTAAGAAATAAAATAAGCACAGTAAATAATGATATAAAAAATAGAATAAATCCAAATTTACAAGTTTCTGATTTAATTTTAAGTGGACTATATGGAAAATATTGTTACGTACAAAATAAATCTGAAAGAGATTCTTATAAGGTGGAAAAAATCATGAAGAAAATGAATATTTCTAATTTATCTAAAAAGAATTTTTCCTATTTATCTGATGGAGAAAAACAAATTTCCCTCATTGCAAGGTCATTAATCAAAAAACCGGAAATCTTAATCTTAGATGAACCAATTGCAAATTTAGATTATAAATCAAAGTTTTTTGTAATTGATAAGATTAATAAATTATCAAAAATAAATACTAATATTTTTTGCGTCACTCATGATATTTCAACTATTACAAAAATTTATGACCGAGTCATAATGCTAAAAGATGGCAAAATTATCGCTGATGGAGATCAAAATAAGGTTATAAATAGTGAAAATCTTAATAAGTTATTTGGTATTCAAGTAGAGGTAACAAATAATAATGGACTTTGGAATATAAACAGATTATCTAAATAA
- a CDS encoding ferritin, with protein MKENNLKLKKLINFGPSGRAVAQPIDKSLLDNIFEHLTMERYANVQYFSIYLWFQERDLNGFASHFLSESQGEMEHAQKFADYLIARGESVKLDEIPSPVQAWDSIEDVISYSFNMEADLTSSLQQLYSISERISDTRTNVFLDPIIEAQTKSEDEFANILGKVKFASNQPSAILLIDSDLKKK; from the coding sequence ATGAAAGAAAATAACCTTAAGTTAAAGAAATTAATTAATTTTGGTCCATCTGGAAGAGCTGTCGCGCAACCAATTGACAAAAGTTTATTAGATAATATTTTTGAACATTTAACAATGGAAAGATATGCCAATGTTCAATATTTTTCCATATACCTCTGGTTTCAAGAACGTGATTTAAATGGATTTGCTTCTCATTTTCTAAGTGAATCACAAGGTGAAATGGAACACGCTCAGAAATTTGCAGATTATTTAATTGCAAGAGGAGAAAGCGTAAAATTAGATGAAATTCCTTCACCAGTTCAAGCATGGGATTCAATAGAGGATGTGATTTCTTATTCTTTCAACATGGAGGCTGATTTAACCTCATCTCTGCAACAACTTTATTCTATTTCAGAAAGAATTTCAGATACAAGAACTAACGTATTTTTAGATCCAATCATTGAGGCTCAAACAAAATCAGAAGATGAATTCGCAAACATACTTGGTAAAGTAAAGTTTGCTTCTAATCAACCATCTGCAATCTTATTGATAGATAGTGATTTAAAGAAAAAATAG
- a CDS encoding RNA-binding protein: protein MIKRVFTIFILTLLLLFNSPVYSLDTSSKTLEKYTKKISNKFTRTYCNTTKFGISYDGALAFAIGETNKEFKNNKLNKFIDYSLLKNSIVNDLENNCQVYDFAISKLENLKFN, encoded by the coding sequence ATGATCAAAAGAGTTTTTACGATATTCATTTTAACTTTGCTCCTTCTATTTAATAGTCCAGTTTACTCATTAGATACTTCCTCTAAAACTCTTGAAAAGTATACTAAAAAGATTTCTAATAAGTTCACTAGAACTTATTGCAACACTACCAAATTCGGGATTTCTTATGATGGAGCTTTGGCATTTGCTATCGGAGAGACTAATAAGGAATTTAAAAATAATAAACTCAATAAGTTTATAGATTATTCTCTACTAAAAAATTCAATAGTTAATGATTTAGAAAATAATTGCCAAGTTTATGATTTTGCTATTAGTAAATTAGAAAATTTAAAATTCAACTAG
- a CDS encoding SDR family oxidoreductase: MKIAITGASGKTGYRISEEAFKRGYKVRQIIRKNSKVSAGLESIETIRVSLDNKGELDKALKNIDALIIATGARASLDLTGPAKVDALGVYRQLESCKRVGIKRVILVSSLCTGKLFHPLNLFGLILIWKKLGENFLRNSNFEWTIIRPGGLKENEDIKSENINYSKEDTQINGSIPRRLVAQCCIDSLKNKESINKLIEVTSSNDNKKISFKKAMQMI, from the coding sequence ATGAAAATAGCAATTACTGGTGCATCGGGAAAAACAGGTTATAGAATCTCAGAAGAAGCATTTAAAAGAGGATATAAAGTAAGGCAAATCATCAGAAAGAATTCAAAAGTTTCAGCAGGACTAGAGAGTATAGAAACAATTAGGGTTTCATTAGACAATAAAGGAGAGCTTGATAAAGCTTTAAAAAATATTGATGCTTTGATAATTGCGACTGGAGCGAGAGCATCATTGGATTTAACTGGTCCTGCAAAGGTTGATGCATTAGGTGTATACAGGCAATTAGAAAGTTGCAAAAGAGTTGGTATTAAAAGAGTCATTTTAGTTAGTTCCCTGTGTACTGGTAAATTATTTCACCCATTAAACTTATTTGGTTTAATTCTTATTTGGAAGAAATTAGGTGAAAACTTTCTACGAAATTCAAATTTCGAATGGACTATTATTAGACCTGGAGGATTAAAGGAAAATGAAGATATTAAATCAGAAAATATAAATTATTCAAAGGAGGATACTCAAATTAATGGATCAATCCCAAGAAGATTAGTTGCGCAATGTTGTATAGATTCTTTAAAAAACAAAGAATCCATAAATAAATTAATAGAAGTTACAAGTTCGAATGATAATAAAAAGATATCTTTTAAAAAAGCTATGCAAATGATTTAA
- the urtD gene encoding urea ABC transporter ATP-binding protein UrtD has translation MNNTDLLNLIDITVSFEGFLALNKLNLNLKKGELRAVIGPNGAGKTTFLDVITGKVKPTKGKVIFKGKSLVGRKEHKIARLGVGRKFQSPRVFENLTVKENLEISVSTPKSPLNLINKSIKDEQLNEIERLMKIVNLAQKVESKAGSLSHGQKQWLEIAMLVGQKPDLMLVDEPVAGLTDEETDLTADLLKSLSGENTVVVIDHDMEFIRRLDSNVSVLNQGTVLCEGTMETIQKDQKVIDVYLGRPED, from the coding sequence ATGAATAATACAGATCTTCTAAATTTAATAGATATTACTGTTAGTTTTGAGGGTTTTTTAGCTCTCAACAAACTTAATTTAAATTTAAAGAAAGGAGAATTAAGAGCTGTAATAGGACCAAACGGGGCAGGTAAAACAACATTTCTTGATGTAATAACTGGAAAGGTTAAGCCAACAAAAGGTAAAGTAATTTTCAAAGGAAAATCTTTAGTAGGTAGAAAGGAGCATAAGATTGCTCGACTTGGAGTGGGAAGAAAATTCCAAAGTCCAAGAGTCTTTGAAAATCTAACAGTTAAAGAAAATCTTGAAATATCTGTGTCAACTCCTAAAAGCCCCTTAAACCTCATAAATAAAAGTATTAAGGATGAGCAGCTTAATGAGATTGAACGTCTTATGAAGATTGTCAATTTAGCTCAAAAAGTTGAATCTAAAGCTGGTTCTTTATCACATGGCCAAAAACAATGGCTCGAGATAGCCATGTTAGTAGGACAGAAGCCAGATTTAATGTTAGTTGATGAACCTGTTGCTGGTTTAACTGATGAAGAAACTGATCTTACGGCTGATTTATTAAAATCATTATCAGGAGAAAATACTGTAGTGGTAATAGATCACGATATGGAATTTATAAGAAGACTTGATAGTAATGTTTCAGTATTAAATCAAGGCACAGTATTATGCGAAGGAACAATGGAAACTATACAAAAGGATCAAAAAGTTATTGATGTTTATCTAGGAAGGCCTGAGGATTAG